The Anastrepha ludens isolate Willacy chromosome 2, idAnaLude1.1, whole genome shotgun sequence DNA window CATCAAGTAGTGCCTCCAATTCAGaaactttgatatttttttgtctcCCGCCCCTATATCGGTCTTCATACATTAAAATCGTCATTGTCTTACATGTAGCAGTAGGACCAAGTAgcgtgctgtttcgacgggttgggttcaCAGGGAGCCGAGAAGGGtgctagatgagtgggtttgagtgggtgtgccttcacatgccctACATTTATTGACTATGTCGGGGTATATTCTGGATAACCTACTACAATATTCAGACCGTGATTAATTCACGGCGCAACTTGTCATACAGCGCCTGCGcccttaacaatcgatttattttaatattcaaggCACCATTGGAGccatggaaaaagtagtcagaaATTAGACTGATccaatggaccatgtaactcctaaccgcggcggacatatgtcggaggtcatattcaaaaaataaatgccaggaaaactaaaaaaaattaattccaacaAAACGAGTTCTACTTTGAGGCTAACtcttataccaaattttagtaATGTTTCTTCAGTAATACTATTTGCTTCTTCTAATTGCTACCCctaaatgcatttcttttttaatttggactTTTTCACTTATCTTAAATTCTTCACTCAAAGTAATATATGTAtggaatgtacatacatatggaccACATTTCGTTAAGATATGTATCTTAATTTTAGCACAAATTATCAAAGACACGGACGGATGATTCCTTAATGATTTTATCAAAGATGGTTTGCCAAGGGTACATTTTCGTGAGTGCTGCAACTTGTGACACATAGcttgaatattttgatttttttctaaaggTGGTTTCATTATATTTATAGATTTCCTTGAGATCATGGAAGCGAATCGGCTAAAATCAGACTTCCCCAGCAAGGAGGATGTTATTGGATCGGCGGTAGCATTAGCACGACTACAGGACACCTACAAATTGGATGTTGCAGAACTGGCGAGTGGCATTTTGAATGGAATTAAATACGGGTGAGTGAGCTTGCATAGCGTAAATTGAATAAACTTCCATCAATGAAATGTTTGAAAGGATATTTTGATTCTTAACGAAACTCAATGAGTATAATGCGACTTTAGAATATTTAACTTATCTCAACTGAATTCAGTTCCTCGCATGaaacataaaacattttttttttggttttttccacAGTCCATCAATGACATGGCAAGATTGTTTTCTTCTCGGTCATCATTTATACGAAATGTCCGATTTCAATCACACCGTCCCTTGGCTAAAGCACTCGGTTCAATTGCTCAAGAACGAAGAGGCTACCAAAGATTCGTTAACGTTGGACTTCTTACAAACGGTGGTAGCCTATTATCAGGAAATGGGTATGCAAGGAAATGAAGCCTTAAGTAATCCTGGAAACTGACATTAGTAATTGTTAAAGTTCTATTTTAAATAGGCGACTTCGAAACAGCTTTGGAATTGGTAAATTACATATTGGCCACTGATGGGGCGCGTGAACAGTTGACAGTTACAAAACTTTATTTGGAGCGCATGATTAGTGATGGCATTAAGATTGGACTGATGCATGAAACGGTGTCGCATGCTGGCGATTATCACGTGAGTTCACAAAAGACTTGCTTGCTGTTTTTATTATTCCAAGATTTTAACGTTTCGCATTCCCTTTCTTTCAGCTCTCGAATGACTTCAAGCGATACGAACAAGTTTGCCGAGGTGAATTATTGCTCACTGCCGCCGAAGAGCGACCTCTGCGATGTCGCTTTGACAGTAACAATATGCCGTATCGCTTGCTACAACCTTTCAAAGTAGAAGAACTTTCACTGGACCCAAGAATAGTACAAATACATGATGTTATTTCTGAAGGTGATACTAGCGCTGTAAAGCAAATGGCTAAAACGCGCATGTCTCGCTCGCAGGTGAGGAATGTCGATGAAGCTGCTGGGATGACTGCAAATTATCGCATCAGCAAAAGCGCCTGGTTTTCGTATGAGGAAAGTAGGCACATGCGGAAAATGTTGCGTTACATGGGCGATCTCTCAGGGTTGAATATGGCGTATGCTGAGCATCTGCAAGTGGCCAACTATGGCATTGGAGGGCACTATGAAccgcattttgatttttttaccgTAAGTAAAATCTCTTGTTGGAAGACAGAAGTCTAATACGAGTAAAGAAATGCGTGCAAGGTGTGGCAATAAAGTTTCGTGCTATTGACATCAAACTTCGACTGGAACTAAAGAAAGACCCCGTCTTTAAAGACATACGCAGTATTGGCACTTTAAGCGCATAACTAAATTTCTGGAGCTTAATTGCCACTCCTAGTAAAGTTTTTAACGCatcaataattacaaaaatctatttattttgattgcatgtatttttgttttttataaattaccacATTTTAGGAAAATCATTCTTTCAAGGCATCCGAAGGGAATCGCATTGCCACTGGTATATTTTACGTAAGTGGAAACAGAGAAATCTATAATAACTTAAGAAACTATTGTTAGTACAACCGTTTTCTTCACCTTCTATAGTTATCGGATGTTGAGGAAGGAGGTGGCACGGCATTTCCTTACCTGCGCTTACTTGTGAAACCACAGCGCGGAAGTGTGCTTTTCTGGTATAATTTGCATCGATCTGAGGAGCCGGATTATCGCACGCGACACGCTGCCTGCCCAGTGTTGAAGGGCTCGAAATGGAGTGAGTAAACATAAACAACTTTCAAAAAGAATATGAAACATTCATTGTTCATTCTTCAGTCGGTAATATTTGGGTGCGTGTGCGGCATCAAGACCGAGAACGACCCTGTGATCTTTGGCCTGATCATGAAGCTTCACTCAAATATAAAGATTTGAATTGAGGAaagtattatacatatttaggcCCCTTAAATTGTATGATATTTGGATAAAAGTGTTTGTgatgttattgttatttctaacgaatttattgttaaaaaataaaaaaaataagtgaatgtaaaagaagagaaaaatatttgaatatgtaTGGATACATTTGTGAAAAAGAAATGAGAGGTTGAATCAggtttataaaagtaaatttcttttttagatTCATCTGCGTTTgatacaaatatgtaaattgaTTAGGAGTAGCCAAAGCAGTTCTACTTCTCTCCAAACGGCTTATTATTTCCGaccagttttatttttatcaagtacttgtatatgtatacatacatacataagtgcattGCGGTTAGCTACCAAGCATCCGTTTAGGGTGAGTTAACTGTGAAGAGGCCAGGCCGCGTGTGACCACTTCAACGTATTCGAATTAAGAACCAGCGAGGGCTTGCAGGAGGTCTGAATGCAAACGGATGCCTGTGACTGCTTGAATCAAATGTTCAATAAATCTTAATAtctatgatgacttgccaagccAACGgctaaaataaacaaacaacgcAATGCTTTTGAGCTTGTCTTCATGGCGTCGAAGAAATGAATGTTGGAAAACGTTGTCCAGGTAGTCTTGGTGGCAATGATGAAGGGAATTTGTAGCTTTTCGGGTTTTTCGTGGTGTATTTGGTGTTCGtataatatttgttaaaattgctTTTAAGCAACAGACTCTACATTGCTGACGTGCATTACGATAACATTCGCTTATATCAATCTTACTTATTCgctaaagtgaaataaataaaacaacaatttttaacaaaactgtaaaatgttggaaaaaaattagattacaTATAATAAGTTTTATTGCTTCATAggggaaaaaacaaattatttatgaacatttcactaaaagaaatgaaaaatttggataTAAAAGATTGTATTcattcatgattcaattatagaaggttaggtaagtaagcagctttctcgcttcctcttgacaaatcggctccgttatttgaaaacatcccagcaaaacctgcgtgaccgaaactctaacacgtGTACATATGTTGCTTCTTTACAAGTATACGtacatgttttataaaaaacttttaagttgtagtaaaattaaaattttggtgcaaattattatGTCGGCAACACCGTACCTATTTTGACGCTTTGCCTTATTATTATTCGTTAAAAATCGTaaacatttaaaatgtaaaCATTTGAGTAAGtattataatatgataaaatcgaattaattttcaaattaataacgtttttaattatttaggtCGATGGTGGTCGAGCTTCTGAAATAGTCGAATAGACAAGTAGTTATCAAGGTCACCTCGGATATATGGGATAACTTCAAGACAAAGTACGAAGACATATACAGACTGAACGAGCTGTCAATATTACAATTATGTGGGTGCCACGAAAGAACggctaaaataaagaaatatttaaaagaactaCTTTCGAGGAGGAACTCATCGGTCCGCAGCCGGAAGTAGGGTGCAGCTCAGCCACGCACAAGGCTGTGATCAACCGACTTAGGCAACATAAGCACTATGACTACTGTCATAGTTTGAAAATATTCGGCAGTCCAAAATGTTCCTTGACGTGCCACATGGGCCaaactttaaatttctttttactatTGACGAACTGATTTAACAGTTGTTCTCTATATCCTAGAAGCTGAAGTGGAACTTAAACTAGGAGCATTTCGGGTTATTGTTGATATAATCACACGATCCATTCCTTTGAACAATTATGCTTCGGCAAAACAATCTTCATGAAGGTGGTCTTATCAATTTCAACCCTAAGAACCTTATTCGCTGTACTATTGCGATGGTACACCTGCTTGAGCTTCAGAGACTTTAGGAATCATGTGCCAATATGGACTGTTTGGCACATTTCtgcgaaacaataaaaaaaaatattcgctaTGATATCAATTAGGGTAAAAGGGTATTTTATCCCTTAACAGCACTcaaaatatatgtacctattaggccgggtcgatttgtggggaggcaaaaaaatcgcccattgctctgtgaaaatcatattctagggatcaaaataagaaactttgcctaaggaaccatacttctaaaacgaattctgatgccccccaatttgggtcgaactttgtagtttcttttctcatgtaaaggccaaaaatggtgatattttgaaaagatTGTATGGGAAACCCcacaggggagttccagggggtgtgccactggcatgagtggatcggccgtctaaagttagtgggggtcggtcatacatttggactcgatttaaccaatgagcgatttttaaatcgacccgccctagtaacTATACTAGCAAATTGTACACTGAAATACGCAGATTCATAATTGACTCATGAATTGTAAATGCTTTTTTCATAagatagtaaaataataaaataagttccTAGTTACTGTAAAAAATAATCCTTATGCACCTTAGTAGTGATTACATTCCATTCATCTGTGTTGTGTTCATGTTATATTAATAGTAAATAAAGCTAAATGGTTTAATTTCTGCTGTAGATCAATGCTAAAATTAATGTTGAATGACTTTCTTGAATCTTAAAAGGTACGATATCGTGTAAGTATTAATGTTACAATAAATAGTTAATGCTCAATTGAAAATACTTCAAGTTGGATCGAAAtctaaaaagaaatataatatcatTTTCAGTTTAAGGATtgagtgaatatttttttggatcAGATTTAGAGATTGAAGAATCACAGAGTAataatttatattcaaataatttaaatgtaatagaaaaaataataaataaacttaatcaaGAGGGTCTATATTagacatttaataattttagttgGTCAACTTATGTTATAAGTGTaactaattttgtattaataaaatttatcattACAAACACGTGCTAATTTACTACGGGACGGTTTAAGATACCAATAATTGCTTTCAGTCTTGTAATGACGTATTTGCTATGTTGGTAATTCATTAACAATAGGTATAAAGCTATAATATAATAATCCTGatcgatttattaaaaaagttaatttgaTTTAGGCATcttgatataaaaattaagtaaatattacatttttgttaaaagaaaacaataatttgCTTGTTGTTTTGTTCTAATGTAGATTGAATCTATATTGGTCagtgtttttttcatttgctcaATCCCTCTTGCTCAATCCTTCGTAAATGCAACTCAATATAAGGGAGTGCCAAAATTCTCTTGTCATTACTTACCTAACTTTCTATAATTAAATCATGGTATTC harbors:
- the LOC128860832 gene encoding prolyl 4-hydroxylase subunit alpha-2, encoding MARITECRLVTLVYTFLMFCCFCNNVLGNSDEYFSSVAGLEKLLTVEHDILDDLQNYIDSLQKHIDWMQSEVNSIRLEHQAVADDVDGYLSNPVNAYRLIKRLHSDWSAIEDTIRADPSRTHFLEIMEANRLKSDFPSKEDVIGSAVALARLQDTYKLDVAELASGILNGIKYGPSMTWQDCFLLGHHLYEMSDFNHTVPWLKHSVQLLKNEEATKDSLTLDFLQTVVAYYQEMGDFETALELVNYILATDGAREQLTVTKLYLERMISDGIKIGLMHETVSHAGDYHLSNDFKRYEQVCRGELLLTAAEERPLRCRFDSNNMPYRLLQPFKVEELSLDPRIVQIHDVISEGDTSAVKQMAKTRMSRSQVRNVDEAAGMTANYRISKSAWFSYEESRHMRKMLRYMGDLSGLNMAYAEHLQVANYGIGGHYEPHFDFFTENHSFKASEGNRIATGIFYLSDVEEGGGTAFPYLRLLVKPQRGSVLFWYNLHRSEEPDYRTRHAACPVLKGSKWIGNIWVRVRHQDRERPCDLWPDHEASLKYKDLN